One Mycolicibacterium sarraceniae genomic window carries:
- a CDS encoding 5-oxoprolinase/urea amidolyase family protein, protein MIALEVMRTGPLALLEDLGRPGLAHVGVTRSGAADRRSHRLANRLVANPDDRATVEITLGGFAARVQGGDVDIAVTGADTDPAVSGIPFGTNSIHRVRTGDVISLGAPHAGLRSYLAVRGGIAVDPVLGSRSYDMLSAIGPRPLRAGDVLPIGAHTGDYPELDQAPVAAITNDLLELRVVPGPRDDWFTDPDALVHTAWVSTDRTDRVGMRLAGRPLAYRWPNRQLPSEGATRGAIQVPPNGQPVILGPDHPVTGGYPVIGVVTDADNDKVAQIRPGQTIRLHWTRPRIAAGKPAGW, encoded by the coding sequence TGATGCGGACCGGGCCGTTGGCTCTGCTCGAAGATCTCGGCCGACCGGGCCTGGCGCACGTGGGCGTGACACGGTCCGGGGCAGCCGACCGCCGATCTCACCGGTTGGCCAACCGCCTGGTGGCCAATCCCGACGACCGCGCCACCGTCGAGATCACCCTGGGAGGGTTCGCCGCGCGGGTGCAGGGCGGCGATGTGGACATCGCGGTGACGGGGGCTGACACTGATCCCGCCGTCAGCGGAATTCCCTTCGGCACGAACAGCATTCACCGCGTCCGTACCGGCGACGTGATATCGCTCGGCGCACCGCACGCTGGCCTGCGCAGCTATCTCGCGGTACGCGGGGGCATCGCCGTGGACCCCGTCCTGGGTTCGCGGAGCTACGACATGCTGTCGGCGATCGGCCCCCGCCCACTGCGTGCCGGTGACGTGTTGCCGATAGGCGCGCACACCGGTGACTATCCCGAGCTCGACCAGGCCCCGGTGGCCGCGATCACCAATGACCTGCTCGAGCTGCGCGTGGTGCCAGGACCCCGCGACGACTGGTTCACCGACCCCGACGCTCTGGTCCACACCGCTTGGGTGTCCACCGACCGCACCGATCGGGTCGGCATGCGGCTTGCCGGGCGGCCACTTGCCTACCGCTGGCCCAACCGGCAGTTGCCCAGCGAGGGCGCCACCCGCGGCGCGATCCAAGTGCCGCCCAACGGCCAGCCGGTCATTCTGGGCCCCGACCACCCGGTCACCGGTGGCTATCCCGTCATCGGTGTCGTCACCGATGCCGACAACGACAAGGTCGCGCAGATCCGACCGGGACAGACCATCCGGCTGCACTGGACCAGGCCTCGTATCGCAGCGGGGAAACCCGCGGGCTGGTAG